The segment TCATCCGGGGCGCGGCCGTCAGGGCCGAGCAGCTCGGCTACGACTCCGTCTGGGTCAGCGATCACGTCGTCGTGCCGAACGCGAACGTCGTCAACTTCGGCGAGACGATCTTCGACCCGCTCGTGACGCTTGCGGTGATCGCGGGGGTGACCAGCCGGGTGCGGCTCGGCACCACGGTGCTCATCGTCCCGTACCGCAACGCGGTCGTCACGGCCAAGATGATCTCCTCGCTCGACGCGCTGAGCGGCGGGCGGGTCGTGTTCGGAGTCGGCGCGGGCTGGGTGGCCGCCGAGAGCGCCATCCTGGGTGTACCCTTCGCGGAGCGCGGCGTCATGACCGACGAGTACCTCGAGGCCATGCAGGAGCTCTGGACGAAGCAGGCTCCGTCATTTGCCGGAAAGTACACGCAGTTCAGCGGGCTCACGTTCGAGCCCAAGCCCCTGCAGAAGCCGCACCCGCCGATCTGGGTCGGGGGGCACAGCCGGGCCGCGCTGCGCCGCACCGCCCAGTTCGGCGCCGCCTGGCATCCGATCAATCGTTCGCCGGAGGAGCTGCGGGCCGGCCGGGCCGAGCTGGCGCGACTCTGCCAGGCGCGGGGCCGCACCCTGCCTCCCGCGCTCACGCTTCGCAACGACGTCCGCATCGTTGGCCCCGGTCAGGCTGTGCCGGTTTCCACCCATGGCGGCCGCGTGCTCGCGGGCGAGCCGGCACGCCTGGTCGATCAGATCGCGGAGCTGGTCGACTGCGGAGTTGAGCACCTGGTCCTCGAGTTCCTCGCCGCTGACGGCCCCGAGCTGGACGAGCAGATGGCCGTCTTCGCCGAGCGCGTGCGGCCCAAGCTCGCCTGATCGCGTAAATCCGCGTCAGTAGTACACCGCCCGCCCGGCGCCCCCGGTGGCCACGACGAGCTCGCCCGTGACGGCCCAGGCCTTGTCCGAAGCCAGGAATGCCGTGAGGTAGGCGATCTCGGCTGCGTCCACCATGCGGCCGATGGCGTTGCCGCGCGGGGAATCGTCGGCGAAGTCGCGTTTCTCGACGTCCTCGGGAGCGATGCCCAGCTCGGCGGCCCGGGCGGCCAGCAGGCGCGGGGTGCGCTCCGTGCGCGTCACGCCTGGGTGAATGCAGTTGACCGTGATCCCGTAGCGACCCAGCTGGACGGCCAGGGTCTTGGTGAAGTGGACGAGGGAGGTGTTGCGCGCGCCGCCGCTCAGGTTCCCGGCGTTGCGCGCGTTGGTCCCGCTGATATTAATGATGCGGCCCCACCCCTGCTCCTTCATGTAGGGGATGGCGGCGCGGGCACAGCGCAGCGCCCCCACGTACTTCACGTTGAAGTCGTGCAGCAGATCCTCGTCAATTACGGATTCGATGGGGCCGGTCGCGGTGGCCGAGCCGCCCGGCGGAGAGCCGCTGTTCACCAGGATGTGCAGCCCGCCCAGCTGTGCGGCCGCCTGGGCGACCATCGCGTCCACCTGCGCCTTGCTGGTGACATCGGCCACCAGCGGGATGATGCGGCGTCCCGTGTCGGCGGCCAGCTCCCGCGCCGTCGCGTCGAGCCGCTCTTTCGTCCGCGCCACGATCGCGACATCCGCCCCTTCGCGGGCCAGCTCTCGCGCGATGGCCTTGCCGATGCCCAGGCTGCCCCCGGTCACGATCGCGTGCTTGTCTCGAAGCCCCAGATCCATGCGGTGACCTCCCGTCCTGCCCCTGTGAAGTCTCGGCGCTACAGCGCGACCTCGAGCGTTGCCTCGCCGAGGCCGTCGATGGCGAAGCGCACGCGGTCGCCGGGCGCCGGGAACTTGGTGGTAATGCTGCTGCCCGTCATCACGATCATCCCGCGATGGAGCATGCGGCCGTGGCGGTTGAGGAGATTCGCCAGCCACGCCACGGCTTCGAGGGGGTGGCCGAGCGCATCGCCGGTTTTGCCCTGGCCCCCGGGCTGATCGTTGATCCAGCAGCGTGTCACCGCGCCCTCGAGGTCGACGCCGCGCCACTCCGTCACCGGCGCCCCGAGGACGACCCCGCCGTTCCAGGTGTTCTGGGCCACGAGGGTGAAGGCGTCGAGCGTCTTGTAGTCGGCGCCGCCGTCCTCGACCAGCTCGAAGGCAGGCAGGCACGCGGCGACCCGGCCGGCCACGGACGCGCGCGTCCAGGGCGAGCCGCTCGCCGGCAGATCGTCAGCGAGACGGACCGCCACCTCGAACTCGACGCCCAGGTGGTGATACGCGGTTAGTTCGATCCGGGCCGGCGAGGGATGCACGACCTTCGAGAAGATGGCGCCGGCGGCGGGCTGGTCCACCCCGGTCATCTGCTGCATCGCCTTCGAGGTCAGCGCGATCTTCCAGCCGGCGATCTCGCCCCGCCCGGCCTCGGCCATGAGCCGGTGGAGCGCGTCCTGGATGTGATAGGCATCGTCGAGCGGCGCCGCCCGGAGGGCGGGGTCGAGCGGGCGGTACCGTGTGCGCGACTGGTGCACCTCCAAGAAGGCACGGGCGGTAGCGTCGATCGTCTCAGGCGTCAGCATCTGTTTCCTCCAATGTCTACTCGAGCCCGAACACCCGGGCGGCGTTGCCGTAGAGCCACTTCTCCTTGACGGAGTCCTTGAGCGGCAGCTCGAGGTACTCCCGGATCAGCGTCTCGTGCGGCTGCCCGACGAGGTCCGCCGAGAGCCCGACCAGGACCTTGTCCTGGATGAGCGTGTTGCCAAACTGCATCAGCATCTCCCATCCCGAGCCGGGCTGGCCGAGGTACTTGGCGCGGTGGGCGGAGGTGTCGAGGTAGAGCTTCGGATGGCGACGGACCAGCGCGACCATCTCGTTCACCCACGGCCAGCCCCCGAGGCCGCCGATGATCGTCAGCTCGGGGAAGTCGATGGCCACCTGGTCGAGGTGCCTCGGGTGGCCGAGATCGTACGGCCGGTCGGTCGCGTAGTTCAT is part of the Candidatus Rokuibacteriota bacterium genome and harbors:
- a CDS encoding TIGR03619 family F420-dependent LLM class oxidoreductase → MKFGIWIPNCRHLATPDIIRGAAVRAEQLGYDSVWVSDHVVVPNANVVNFGETIFDPLVTLAVIAGVTSRVRLGTTVLIVPYRNAVVTAKMISSLDALSGGRVVFGVGAGWVAAESAILGVPFAERGVMTDEYLEAMQELWTKQAPSFAGKYTQFSGLTFEPKPLQKPHPPIWVGGHSRAALRRTAQFGAAWHPINRSPEELRAGRAELARLCQARGRTLPPALTLRNDVRIVGPGQAVPVSTHGGRVLAGEPARLVDQIAELVDCGVEHLVLEFLAADGPELDEQMAVFAERVRPKLA
- a CDS encoding SDR family oxidoreductase gives rise to the protein MDLGLRDKHAIVTGGSLGIGKAIARELAREGADVAIVARTKERLDATARELAADTGRRIIPLVADVTSKAQVDAMVAQAAAQLGGLHILVNSGSPPGGSATATGPIESVIDEDLLHDFNVKYVGALRCARAAIPYMKEQGWGRIINISGTNARNAGNLSGGARNTSLVHFTKTLAVQLGRYGITVNCIHPGVTRTERTPRLLAARAAELGIAPEDVEKRDFADDSPRGNAIGRMVDAAEIAYLTAFLASDKAWAVTGELVVATGGAGRAVYY
- a CDS encoding fumarylacetoacetate hydrolase family protein, producing the protein MLTPETIDATARAFLEVHQSRTRYRPLDPALRAAPLDDAYHIQDALHRLMAEAGRGEIAGWKIALTSKAMQQMTGVDQPAAGAIFSKVVHPSPARIELTAYHHLGVEFEVAVRLADDLPASGSPWTRASVAGRVAACLPAFELVEDGGADYKTLDAFTLVAQNTWNGGVVLGAPVTEWRGVDLEGAVTRCWINDQPGGQGKTGDALGHPLEAVAWLANLLNRHGRMLHRGMIVMTGSSITTKFPAPGDRVRFAIDGLGEATLEVAL